The sequence GGATCCTGGTTCACCTCACGCACGGCCCAGAGCATCCTACCAGGGCAGCCCTCGCCTTCTTAGTGGCGAAGGCAGCGATAGAAGAAGGACATTCTGTCTCGCTTTTCCTTGCCGGAGACGCGGTTCGAGTCAATACCAAAGTTCGTTGAGATTCGGGAAGGCGCCGGCATGATCACGCCGCTGTCACCTCCCTCCCCATGGCTCGCTGTAGGGCTCGCCGGAGTTTCGGTAGCGCCCGATACCCGCGCATCCGACGCAGTCGAGGCTCAATATCCAGGAGCGCGGTCGCCAGCCAGCGCTGCTTCTGGTCGCTGGTTTTCCAGTAGTCCACTTTGCCGGTCCGCTGCTCCACTTGCGCCAGGATGGATTCCAGCATGTTGGTGCTCTTCAGGCTTTGCCCCAGCTCCTCAAAGAGTCCCAGCCGATGCAGCGTGAGCGTCTCCTCCAGCCCTTCGGCCAGGCTCCGCGCCGCGCTGGCGTTGATCCCCTGCAGGTTCCGCTGGAGAGCCATCAGTTGCGCCTTCGCCTCCG comes from Armatimonadota bacterium and encodes:
- a CDS encoding DsrE family protein: MAGILVHLTHGPEHPTRAALAFLVAKAAIEEGHSVSLFLAGDAVRVNTKVR
- a CDS encoding transposase; the encoded protein is RADQGLLVVIDGSKGLRAAVQEVFGAAAQVQRCQWHKRENVVAYLPKGQQATWRAKLQRAYEQPTYAEAKAQLMALQRNLQGINASAARSLAEGLEETLTLHRLGLFEELGQSLKSTNMLESILAQVEQRTGKVDYWKTSDQKQRWLATALLDIEPRLRRMRGYRALPKLRRALQRAMGREVTAA